From the Bacillota bacterium genome, one window contains:
- a CDS encoding transcription repressor NadR — protein sequence MNSMNRRAAILKLLQDTQEPITGGQLSEHFGVTRQVIVSDIALLRAQGEDIIGTPRGYLYNRPGSKTMVRQKIASVHSRFHDQIRDELYLIVDHGASVQDVIVEHPVYGEITASLHISSRYDVDQFLEKLAEYNAEPLLILTDGPHLHTIEADRIEVLEQVKQALAAKGYLAPE from the coding sequence ATGAACAGCATGAACCGACGCGCTGCCATCCTAAAGCTTCTTCAGGACACTCAGGAACCAATTACCGGTGGGCAGCTGAGTGAGCATTTTGGAGTGACAAGACAGGTAATAGTTTCGGACATTGCCCTTCTGCGGGCGCAAGGCGAGGATATTATCGGGACACCCAGAGGATACCTCTACAATCGTCCCGGGAGCAAAACGATGGTCAGACAGAAGATAGCATCGGTGCATTCCCGCTTCCACGATCAAATCAGGGATGAACTTTACTTGATTGTAGATCACGGCGCGAGTGTGCAGGATGTAATTGTGGAGCATCCGGTTTACGGTGAGATCACCGCCAGCCTGCACATCTCCTCCCGTTATGATGTGGATCAATTTCTAGAGAAGCTGGCGGAGTATAATGCAGAACCCCTTTTGATTCTCACCGATGGCCCTCATCTGCATACAATTGAAGCGGACAGGATTGAAGTCTTGGAGCAGGTCAAGCAGGCACTTGCCGCCAAAGGTTACCTTGCTCCGGAGTGA
- the sufC gene encoding Fe-S cluster assembly ATPase SufC: MADKFLAVKDLHVNVDDNPILKGLDLEIGRGEVHVIMGPNGAGKSTLANVLMGHPRYEVTGGTMEFEGELLNDLKPDERAKRGLFLSFQYPEEIPGVTMENFLRMAKIAHTGESVSIVKFNKLLREKMELLDMKPEYASRYVNDGFSGGEKKKSEILQMLILEPKLAVLDETDSGLDIDAVRVVAQGVKQFRSSDNAIIIITHHSRILEHIDPDYVHFLVDGKIAKSGGSELIAEIEESGFAALQSGGGLN; the protein is encoded by the coding sequence ATGGCAGATAAATTTCTTGCAGTCAAAGATCTTCATGTTAACGTAGATGACAATCCTATCTTAAAGGGACTTGATTTGGAAATCGGCAGGGGCGAGGTTCATGTAATCATGGGTCCTAATGGAGCGGGAAAATCGACTTTAGCTAATGTGCTGATGGGTCATCCTAGGTATGAGGTGACAGGCGGAACTATGGAGTTTGAAGGAGAATTACTTAACGATTTAAAGCCAGATGAAAGGGCCAAACGAGGCCTGTTCCTCTCCTTCCAGTATCCTGAAGAGATCCCGGGTGTTACCATGGAAAATTTTCTGCGGATGGCTAAAATTGCCCACACCGGCGAGTCTGTTTCAATTGTGAAGTTTAACAAACTGCTCCGGGAGAAAATGGAACTCTTGGATATGAAGCCGGAGTATGCGTCCCGGTATGTGAATGATGGGTTTTCAGGTGGGGAGAAAAAGAAAAGTGAAATTCTGCAAATGCTGATTCTTGAACCAAAGCTGGCGGTTCTCGATGAAACTGACTCAGGACTGGATATTGATGCAGTTAGAGTGGTGGCGCAGGGAGTAAAGCAGTTCCGCAGCAGTGACAACGCGATTATTATCATTACCCACCACAGCAGAATTCTAGAGCATATTGATCCGGATTATGTCCATTTTCTAGTTGATGGAAAAATCGCCAAGAGCGGTGGATCTGAGTTAATTGCTGAAATTGAGGAATCTGGTTTTGCCGCCTTACAATCCGGAGGAGGGCTTAATTAG
- a CDS encoding ECF transporter S component, translating into MKVQELLYGSLLAALAILIPTVFRGWLQVVIPPFSATLGSHVPSMLAMFISPWAAALVGIGSALGFLVTLGPIVAMRAAVHILFGVVGAHFARRGMPMWAVLAVTALPHAVGESLVVLPFGYDIYSALVIVGLGTLLHHGVDSLLTAALMGSLAKAGFKINKLVSQ; encoded by the coding sequence ATTAAGGTGCAGGAACTATTATACGGCTCACTGCTGGCAGCTCTGGCAATTTTAATCCCAACCGTATTTCGGGGATGGCTTCAGGTGGTTATTCCGCCGTTTTCAGCAACTTTGGGAAGTCATGTCCCGTCAATGCTGGCAATGTTTATCAGTCCGTGGGCAGCTGCATTGGTTGGTATCGGTTCAGCTTTAGGATTCCTGGTAACTCTAGGGCCTATCGTAGCGATGCGGGCCGCTGTTCATATACTATTCGGCGTGGTCGGTGCTCATTTTGCCCGTAGAGGAATGCCGATGTGGGCTGTGCTGGCTGTAACCGCTCTGCCGCACGCGGTAGGCGAGTCTTTGGTAGTGCTGCCCTTTGGCTACGACATCTATTCTGCGCTGGTGATAGTCGGTCTCGGCACGCTTCTTCACCATGGGGTTGATTCACTGCTAACAGCCGCTTTAATGGGAAGTCTGGCTAAGGCTGGATTTAAAATCAACAAGTTGGTTTCTCAGTAA
- a CDS encoding MarR family transcriptional regulator, protein MKKCPDEYISRWFSILHRLSLSYVYDGLKKFNIGSGQVMFLLELYYQDGVSQEELSRLLNIDGANTTRAVRKLEQEGYVRREQNPQDRRAYQIFLTEKALALKPEIFQLIRNWEDTLLQNLSEEERAVFSTLLKRIGHTVADNLRCKGCDFDCN, encoded by the coding sequence GTGAAAAAATGTCCCGATGAATATATCAGCAGATGGTTTTCGATTCTGCATCGCTTATCATTAAGCTATGTCTATGATGGATTAAAAAAGTTTAATATCGGCAGCGGCCAGGTCATGTTCCTTTTAGAACTCTATTATCAGGATGGGGTCAGCCAGGAAGAACTATCGCGACTGCTGAATATTGACGGAGCCAATACTACCCGAGCGGTAAGGAAGCTGGAGCAGGAAGGATATGTAAGGCGTGAACAAAACCCGCAGGACAGGCGGGCATACCAGATATTTCTTACCGAGAAGGCGTTGGCTTTAAAACCGGAGATTTTTCAATTAATCAGAAACTGGGAGGATACACTGCTGCAGAATTTGTCTGAAGAAGAACGAGCAGTCTTTTCCACTTTGCTGAAACGAATCGGCCACACAGTTGCTGATAATCTGCGCTGCAAAGGCTGTGACTTTGACTGCAATTAA